From uncultured Pseudodesulfovibrio sp.:
GCAAACATGAATTCGCTAGTTGGGCTAAGCAAAAGTACATAACTTGGGAGAAGGCCGCGAAAGCTCTTAAGTGCAGCGAGAAGACCCTTCGAAATGATGCGACATTTAAAAAATAGAGACAGAATTATTTATTTAAGCCGCTGTTTTTTTTTAAATGACATTAATAAAACTACCAACATCTACCGACGGCTCCTTCCGTTTGCGAGCAAACAAGTGAACTATTCACTTTTTGCCTACTAGCTGTTCGCTTTTACCCGGTCATTTATGTCTTGCATAACTCGTTCATACTCTTCCAACGATTTCACGCCCACACAATGACGAGAACCATATGGGGCGTAAGTTTCCCTTTTGTTATGTTGGAAAATCCAGTCGGCCAATTCTTTTTCTTTCTCGGGATATTTCTTCTTAAAGGTTAAAAAAATCCTGCTAATGTTTTCATAGCCACCAAGAGTTTCAAATTCCTTGAAGAAATTTTGAAGCAGAACACAACCTTTAATGTAGTCTGCATGGTCCTCGGCGGAAAGAATAGGGATTTGGCGTGCATTTTCCATGTATTTCCCTAGATAGGAAAAAGATTGAAAATCATCCTCCAACACACCGGTTTTACCTATCTCGATTATTCTTCTGTGCTTCATTTTTGGCCTTCCAAACGAGGTGTGTTTAAACCACGATTCAGCAATGCGAATTAGCCTGGCTAAATGCAGCTTAGACTATTTATTGGGAAAGAGAACCACCTTTCTCTTGCTCTCATCATCCTGCATAGCATCTGTAATAATATCCTCCGCCACATTCGCAGCCTTCTTCAATGCCTCGTCATGCAAATGCGCATACCGCTGCGTCATCTGAGGACTCTTGTGCGTCAGGAGCTTCTGGAGCGTATACATATCCACCTTTCCGGAACTGGCGAGCATGGATGCATAGGCGTGACGTAAGCCATGGAGTGGACGGAAGTCCTTCGGAAGTCCTGCCCGCTCCTTGATGCGATTCACAGGAGTACGGACATCTTTACGCTGCCCACCGTTTTGTCCTGGGAAAACATACGGGCTTTTCGTTTGATTGTGGGACTCAAGCAGTTCTCGTGCTGCCGCCATCATGGGGATCTTTTGTGACACGCCGCCCTTCGGATCATCTAGCAAAATAAAACCGCGATCAAAGTCCAGATCTTTCCACTTCAGGCGGAAGATCTCGCCACGACGCATACCGGTGAACAAGGCCAGTTTCATCATTCTAGCGACATCGATGTTGGAGTCTTCGTCGATGGCCTTAAGGAGTGCCTTGAGTTGGTCGGCTGACAGGTCCTCAGTCTTGACGTTGTCCACCAGCGGGATCTCAATACTGAGCTTGGACGGATCGGGCATCGAGCACAGACCTTTTTTTACCCCGAAATTGATGAGTCGCTTCAGGAGAGAAAGGATGAGCTTCACAGTTTGTGGAGATTTCTTATCCTTCTTGAGCAATCGTAGACGCAACCGGTCCACGTCGAGCGTGATGATATCGGCAGGTACTTTATTACCGAACTCCGGTTTGAGATATTTCTTGTAGCGACTCTTGTCGGGAAGACGGCCTTTGTAGTTGGTCTTTTGGGCTTCGTATTCTTTCCACAAACGGGTAATGGTCGGACGCTCTTCGCGCTCCTTGCGTTCTGCCTCTTCCTTCTCTCGACGTTCCTTGTTTGACTGCTGGTCGCCGTCGATTCGCATGCTCCGAATCATGGACGCACGAGCCGGGGTCATATCGTCTCTTTTTTGCCTTCCAGCCTTCTCTTCAACCGTATTCCCATCTTTTCGGTAAATGATGTAATAGATCTTCTCAGGCTTCCCGTTTACCTTGTTCGCGCCTTCTACGTACCAAACGCCTGGATATCCGGTCTTAAATCTTTCCTTTCTCGGCATCACTTCGCTCCGTTGCACCCAACAAAGTACCCAACACTATACCCAACACTAAGGGTGAAAATAGGTGCAAAACGGTGCAACGTCAAGCAAGTCAACTTTTAACTTTATTCCGAAAAATAAGCTAGATGCAAGATAATGCAAAAAGATGCAAAAACTCTGTTTTGGTCTTCAAAACCAATGTTGGGCAGTGATGTCCAGGGCAGGTTCGACTCCTGTACGCTTCCGCCATTATTGAATAAATTCATTCGCATATAATAATTTGTTTTGTCCTTAGGGGTAATCCATCGGACCATACCCTAATAAACATCAAAAGCCTCCCACTTGTGTATAACAAGTGGGAGGCTTTTAGAACAAATAGCTTTTGTCTAAAATAAACTAAAACTCCAGCATACTAGTCTTGATAGGCTCCGGCAGAATACGTCAATTCATAGCTGTGACTATAGATTTCGATGATGTTGCCAAATGGATCTTCACAATACACCATGCGATATGGCTTCTCGCCGGGGTAATATTCTCGCACAGGCATACGTTGCCTACCGCCGCTAGCGACGATCTTGGCAGCAAGGCCTTCGACATCCGGGTCTTGCACGCTGAAATGGAAAACACCGGTCTTCCAGAACTCGAAATTATTTTCTCTGCGTTCAGAGTTGGGGAACTCAAATATTTCGACACCGATCTTGTCACCTGTTGAGAGATGGGCAATCTTAAAACTTCCCCATCCCTCGCCAAAGACATCATTGCACATCACACCAATTGCAGAATCGTCCTGTTTGATTTCGGTAGGTTCCATAATCAGATACCACCCTAACACCTTGGTGTAAAAGTTGACTGCCTCTTCAAGGTTTGTCACGGTGATTCCAATATGAGAAAAAGTTCTTGGATAGGTCATAATTTTCTCCTTGTTGTGTTTGGTCAACAAACAATAACCGTTCAAAATTATTGCGCAAGAAGGCACTTTCCCCTTCGTGACGAACCAATTGGTAAGAATAGTGTAATCTCGTCATGATTGCATATTAACTTTTTTGAAGGAAATTATGATTACATTCAAAAACAAACAATTTCGCTGCCCGGTCGAAGTTACAGTTGGGCTGATCAGTGGAAAATGGAAGAGCCTAATTCTATGGCATCTGCATGATGGGAGTATACGATATAAAGAGTTGGAACGCATTGTTCCTGGAGTGAGCCAAAAGATGCTCACCCAACAGCTGAAAGAGATGGAAGAAGACAAGCTCTTAACCCGTACTGTCTTCCCGGAAGTTCCGCCGCGAGTCGAATACGGATTAACCGAACTGGGGCACAGTGTATTTCCGATACTTGAAATGATGCACAACTGGGCAATGGATAATTTGAGAATTGAACCGACTGAAGAGTCGTGAGCAAAATTAAACTTCTCATTTTTGCATATTAGAAAGACTACGACACTCTATCGTCCAAAAAACTATGACGCACTTGAAAAGCGGACGATTTTAGTCAAAGTCGCATTGACGACATAATCAAAGGATTAGAGAAATAGTCAACGATTACGAACCAATAAGCATAGACCACGCCACTGGTAGCGACTGACTTTTATAAAATTCCGCCAATCGAACTTCAAAATCAGTCTGACTAACATTCAGTAATATCACCACCTAAGGCCCCAATTCTACATGGCAGAATTGGTGCTTTTCCTTTTTCAAAGGGCTATACATTGTTCCATACTTCAAAAGTCGGCAATCCCGACAAGAATTCGCCATTCCATATTTATTCAGTCAACTTTTTCGATAAAAATACATTTTTGTAGAGAAATACTGCTTCTTTGTCATTTTTGACTATCGATAAATGATGACAAAGGTAAAATCTGCTGATAATAGGCAAAAACCTCAAACCAAAAGACGCATAAAGGGAGAGTTTATGACAAATTGGTCAAAAAGTAATGACGTGCTTGGAAGTGTGAACCGCGGAAATGCCATTGAGTCTGGATTATGCACATTGTGCAGAGCGGATTGTCAGGGCAAATGTGAGACATGGCTCTCGTCTCTGCGAGGCCGTGAAATGCTCTATCCCAGAGATTTCGGACTGGTTACCGCCGGCAGCGGCAACACGACTCACGTAGGCGTTTCCTACAACTCGCTGCGCATTCAAGGATTAAATTACGGCGCCACGGGTTCTGTAGATACCGATCAGGATCTGCTGTTCACCGACGTCAACCTTGAGACATCTTTCGGAGCCAAGGAAAAAACCAAGTGCAAGGTGCCCTTCATGACCGGCGCACTCGGCTCCACTTTCATCGCCGCAAAATACTGGGATGCATTTGCCGCAGGCTGTGCCTTGGTCGGTGCCCCCATCGTTGTCGGTGAAAACGTTGTTGGTGTGGACCGCGAGTCCGAAATCAAGGACGGACGTATCGTCAAGGCTCCTGAATTGGAACGCCGCATTGACACCTACATGCGATACTATGACGGCTACGGTGCAATCATCGTCCAAATGAACGTTGAGGACACTCGCAACGGCGTTGCCGAATACGTGGCTGAAAAGTATGGCGACAAGGTCATCATCGAACTGAAGTGGGGCCAGGGCGCAAAGAATATCGGTGGCGAAATCGAAGTCACCAGTCTTGATTACGCCCAGTTCCTGAAAGATCGTGGCTACCTTGTCGACCCGGACCCGGCAAAACCCGAAGTCAAAGAAGGTTACAAACGCGGCGCAATCACTCATTTTGCTCGCCACAGCCGTCTCGGCTACACTGACCTCAGTTCTTACGAACAAGTGCATGATGACTTTATGACTTCGGTCAACTATCTGCGCAAACTCGGCTTCAAGCGTATTTCCCTCAAAACCGGCTCCTACGGTATGGAAGCATTGGCCATGGCCATCAAGTTCGCCTCCGAAGCTGAGCTTGA
This genomic window contains:
- a CDS encoding glutamate synthase-related protein encodes the protein MTNWSKSNDVLGSVNRGNAIESGLCTLCRADCQGKCETWLSSLRGREMLYPRDFGLVTAGSGNTTHVGVSYNSLRIQGLNYGATGSVDTDQDLLFTDVNLETSFGAKEKTKCKVPFMTGALGSTFIAAKYWDAFAAGCALVGAPIVVGENVVGVDRESEIKDGRIVKAPELERRIDTYMRYYDGYGAIIVQMNVEDTRNGVAEYVAEKYGDKVIIELKWGQGAKNIGGEIEVTSLDYAQFLKDRGYLVDPDPAKPEVKEGYKRGAITHFARHSRLGYTDLSSYEQVHDDFMTSVNYLRKLGFKRISLKTGSYGMEALAMAIKFASEAELDLLTMDGSGGGTGMSPWNMMETWGVPSILLHAKAHEYASHLAAQGKNVVDMSFAGGFAKGSSIFKALAMGAPYTKLICMGRAMMIPGFLGSNIEGVLFPERKEAVCGNWDKLPAAVAKYGDTADKIFACYQDVEKKVGKEEMKNVPLGALGIWCLVDKLSAGLQQLMAGARKFDLDDITRNDIASGNRETEKETGIPFITDVMDETAKKILDM
- a CDS encoding lactoylglutathione lyase family protein, with the translated sequence MTYPRTFSHIGITVTNLEEAVNFYTKVLGWYLIMEPTEIKQDDSAIGVMCNDVFGEGWGSFKIAHLSTGDKIGVEIFEFPNSERRENNFEFWKTGVFHFSVQDPDVEGLAAKIVASGGRQRMPVREYYPGEKPYRMVYCEDPFGNIIEIYSHSYELTYSAGAYQD
- a CDS encoding site-specific integrase, which codes for MPRKERFKTGYPGVWYVEGANKVNGKPEKIYYIIYRKDGNTVEEKAGRQKRDDMTPARASMIRSMRIDGDQQSNKERREKEEAERKEREERPTITRLWKEYEAQKTNYKGRLPDKSRYKKYLKPEFGNKVPADIITLDVDRLRLRLLKKDKKSPQTVKLILSLLKRLINFGVKKGLCSMPDPSKLSIEIPLVDNVKTEDLSADQLKALLKAIDEDSNIDVARMMKLALFTGMRRGEIFRLKWKDLDFDRGFILLDDPKGGVSQKIPMMAAARELLESHNQTKSPYVFPGQNGGQRKDVRTPVNRIKERAGLPKDFRPLHGLRHAYASMLASSGKVDMYTLQKLLTHKSPQMTQRYAHLHDEALKKAANVAEDIITDAMQDDESKRKVVLFPNK
- a CDS encoding helix-turn-helix domain-containing protein — encoded protein: MITFKNKQFRCPVEVTVGLISGKWKSLILWHLHDGSIRYKELERIVPGVSQKMLTQQLKEMEEDKLLTRTVFPEVPPRVEYGLTELGHSVFPILEMMHNWAMDNLRIEPTEES